atcatggcgcctgggtggctcagagggttaagactcttcctttggctcaggtcatggtctcagggtcctgggatcaagccccacatcaggctctctgctcagcagggagcctgcttccccttctctctctccctatttgtgatctctctctctgtgtcaaataaataagtaaaatctttaaaacaaaacaaaacaaaaaaagaaatatatcttaaAGCCTGCTGTATTATTGACATTCAAAGACGTCTTCTGCTCCTGGTGTATGCTTGACCAGTTGGCCCGTTGGGTCCACTGatactctttttcctcttctttctagaTGGGCAGTGATGATAGCAAATATAAACATGAGAAGAAGTTTTTAAACTACGGACTCTAAAATCCAGCAAGGCAGGCACCTGCAGCCCCCATTGCTGTAACAGGTATGGAACCAACCCAAGGAAACACCTTTCATTGTCACCTACTGTGCTGAAGAGCTCCACTGGGCATGGGGGGTCTAGGGTGTGGGACCAGATGTGGAGCCAACTTCTGTGGACTGCTCCATCCGAACATAAGAAAATCAAATCAGAGTTGAAGAAGTCATCTGAATAAAGGTCTCTTTCCCGGGGCACAGAAATGTGGTTCAAGTACTTCCCCCTTAtccttggttttgctttttgcaGTTTTAGTTACCAACGGTCAGCCGCGGTCCAGAAGCCCATGCTCCTCCCTCTGATGTATGGTCAGAAGTCAGTAGTAGCCTAACGCCCCATCGCTGTGCCCACGTCATTCATCCCACATCATCTCGTCACACAGACATtctatcatctcacatcatcacaagaagggtgagtacagtacaataagattttgaaagagagagaccacagtcacataacttttattatagtatactGTTATTGTTGTTCTATATACTATTGGGTATTGGTCATCTCTTACTGGGTCTAACTCGTAAATTGACCTCTATCATAGGTGAAACCCAGTATGTATACGATTCAGTACTACTGTCTGTGGTGTCAGCCATCCACTAGGGGTATCCCTTAGAATAAGGGGGGACTACTATATTTTCTGAATATCCAATATGGTGAACATCTTTTATGACTGTCAGGAATTATGACGCAAACCTCAGATCAGTTAGGGTTCTTTGGCCAtgcacaaaagaaacagaaactggaCGAATTCAACTGAAATAGGTAAGTATTAAAAGGAAATTGGAGCCCTTGCAGACTCAAGGTGAAGGTTGAAGTTCCAGGCTGGGAAAGGGTAAGCAGACAGCCCTGCCCCTGGAAAGAACATCCGAGCACGTTTCCATCCTAACATCCTCCCAGAAGAAACAGTACAAAGGGCCTGGCCTGGGCCTCACAACTGCACTTGGCCCAGGGAGGTCTCGGCAGGCACTGTGACTTTCAGCCCCACCAAGACTAAACACAGAAGGGAGAAGAAATTGTCCCAAAGTTCTCAGGTGTTCAAAGCTGAGTGTTCCAGAAAATGACAAGTATCTGCTAACAGTGGGAGGGATTTAATCAGCTGGAGGTCATTTACTTAACTCTAAGATTCTAAATTTAAATCTCCAATTATGCTATTTTCATCTAAATGTGGAAGTATAGAAGCCCCCGTTTTACCATTACCAAGTACAATCATTGCCAAGATCAAGACCCCAGCACTCAGGACACCAGAAACCTCCCTGACTGTATCCGTAAGATCTCAAGATTCAGAAAACTTGACTCAGAGGTCGAAGTCACTAAGGTGACCCCAATAACACAAATTCCAGGACTGGGAACTCAGGCACAGGCTCAGAGCTCAGCAATACCATCAAGGACCCAGGGCTATTCTGCCCACGAGGCCATCCTCAGCAAACGGATTTCCAACTGTCATTGCTTGTTCTCCAAGACTGCAGAGTAAATGCCTTGGTGTTATGAGTTGAGTTGTATCCCCCAATTTtttgtatgttgaagtcctaacccccaggacctcagaatgtgattttCTTTGGAAATAGAGTCATTGCAAATGTAATCAGTTAAGGGGAGCTCATTAGGGTGGGCTCTAATCCAAGAGGACTGGCTCTCttctaaaaaggggaaatttggacacaaagaCACAGATGCAAGAGAGACAATATGAAGACACaagagaaggtggccatctaccAACCAAGGACAATGGCCTGGAACAGACCCTTCCCTCACAGCCTGAAGAAGGAACTAACCCCTCTGACACCCGATTTGGGACTTCCAGCCTACAGGACCGTGAGATACTAAATGTCCATTATGTAAGCCGGCACCCTGTGGCACTTCGCTAGCCCGAGCaaagcacacactctctctcggGCTTTGTGTCTGCCTTCGAAGCAGGAAGAAACAGCACCAACAGAGTGGAGACAACAAGGATCACTCCTTTGATCAGAAAGGCCAGGACTTTCCCCAACATCTGAACGCTTCTGTCCCTGTGACTGGCCCTGTGccacatgaaaagaaaaacctgtgGGGAAGGGCATGTGGCTTGCTGGCCAGCCACCAGGGTCAGAGAGCTGAGGCAGATGCCCTCGGCCTTCTAAAAAGGCTGCTCGGTGCTCTCTGGGGAGATGCAGCCCTGCTATTCAAGGCTGGGCTGAGGAGCACGTAAGTAGAGACTTTCACGGAACAAGCTTATCCAGTTCCTAGAACTCGGGGTCCCTCCTTTCCCCAGCTTATCCTGCTCAGTTCTCCCATTCATAAAATCAGGTCGGCCTGCCAACGAGTCAGCACTGGAAACTCCCTGTCAGGCTGTGGTCAAGACACAGGAAACAAACAACTCCCAAGAAGGCTGGCTTCCAGGACCTAAACACAACGCCACTAACCCAACAGCAGCCAACCTAGGCAGGACACCTCCTGCACCATCCCCGGTGCGGGGCCAGGATAGGACCTGGGACATCTGATGTGCAGACCCTACTTTCTGATGGGAGCCTCTTTGTCCTCCATCCCCTAAAGCTCCAGCCTTGTTATTGCACTGGCCAGCCAGGCAAGGAGGGAAGAATGCAGGCTTGCTGGCTTCTGCTGCTGCCGTGACTGGGGCCACTGAATGACAACATCCTTTATCAACTAAGGACCCAGAGCACCTGCCAGATATTCGCTGTCCCAAATGTCCACCACTCGGGCCCACTCAGGGGTCTATAGTTGCTATTTTATCCAATTTTTCATGCACTCATGGACCTATTCTCTGTCTGTGCCCAGCACGTTCTAGGCAGTGGAAGAATGTACCCCAGCAGTAGTGGTCAAGGTCCCAGCAGAAGAAGCAGCCTACAGACAGGACCCAGAAGGAAAGGCGGTGCCCCACCTCACACCCATTCGGATGGctaccattaaaaaaacaaaaaacaaagaaacacgtAAAATAACAAGTGCCAGCAGGGATGTGGAGAGATGAACCCCGTGCAatactggtgggaatataaaatgatacaaccacCATGAAAAACAGGATGGTGTTTCCCAAAGAAATTTAAAGTGGAATTATTATATGATCAGCAAATCTCCCTCTAGGTATATGCTCAAAAGAACACAGCAGGAtcttgaacagatatttgtagACCCATGTTCATATAAGAGCGTTAGTCACAGTAGCCAAAAGTGGAAGCAGCCTAAATGTTCATtgatagaaaaatggataaataaaatgtagaataaaCATGCAGTGGactattattcagtcttaaataGGAAAGAAACTGGATGGAAATGGATGATCCTTGAAGACATCACGTTAAGTGAAccagccagtcacaaaaagacatatgctgtgtgattccactcatatgacGGACCTAGAATAATccaattcacagagacagaaagtacacagtggctgcctgggcctggggtgggcagggggctggAGGAGTGGAGCTGATATCTGATGGGTACAGAGTTTCGGTCTGGGATGCTgtaaaagttctggagatggatggcagCCACAGTTGCACCAATATGAATACACTTAACGCTCCTGAACTTTACATTTACAAGGTTCAGctggaaaattttatttcaggTCAATTTCAccacaatttaaaagaaagaaagaaagaaagagagagagagaaagaaagagagagagagagagagagagagaggaaggaaggaaggaaggaaggaaggaagaaatgaaatgaagggACCGTAACAGGAGTATAAGCATTAGGGAGACCCCTGCAAGTGGAACCACTCAGGAAGAGTGGGAGCCATCCTGCCCACAGTCCCAGGGGACAAGGGGAGCTGTGAAAGCCTAAGCCCAGGGGAGGGGCCATCGTGAGAGAGGACTGCAGCATTGCCAAGGCCCCACACCACACCaggagcaggggttggggagaaaTGCCAGGGAATCTGGCTCCCTCCAGGCTCCCCCCGGCATATCCCACTGGTCACACCCAAGGGCAAGTCAGAGAGTTCAGGACCCCCAGGCGCTGCAGGCTCTGGGGGACTGTGCTCTCTTGAGTTGGCTCTGGGACGAGCTCAAGCAGCAGACAGACAGCCTTGTGGCTCCTGAGCTCATGGCTCTTAACAGTCTCGTGACGGAATGGGCAACAAAGAAGTCACCTTAATTTTAGAGTATGCTCCataccacaaagaaaataaaccaaacacagtgagagaaagcaaggAGGGGACACCCCCTGAAATGTCAGGGAAGACCTCTCTGCAAAAATGGCACATTAGAACCTTAAACCCTGTATCAGGCAGCGTTCTCTAGCAGACCAGAGCCAGCAGGATGTGTAGATACAGAAAGAGACTGATCTTAAGGAACTGGCTCTTGCAGTTATGGGGGCTGGCGTGTCTGACATCTGCCGAGCAGACGGCACACCCAGAGGGACCTAGGCAgaattctcccttcctctggaGAGCTCagtctctgggggggggggggtaatctgctttactcaaagtccatTGATTtgaatgttaatcacatctaaaaaatactttcatagcCACAGCTAGGTGTGTTTGAGCAAACACTGGCCACTAGGGTCCAGCCAGGCTGACACATAAAATCAACCATCACAGACACCATTACCCATCTGGACCAGCGTGTTGTTCTCACATGAGCCACTAAGTTGGATATCTCATTCATATCCTGCACTTGTCATAATCTGAAGGTCGTCAGTCTTATATGCTGCGCGTGTTTcttttgcagagaaaaaaaaaatcccactttgcAGTTGCATCTGGTCAACAGGAAGCTCTAGTTTTGTGGGAAGAGGACTGCTCTTCCAGAATCGCCCCACGGAGGCACCCACCGGCCAACCAGGGACAGCCCTCCCAGCTGGCGGATAATGCAGGGCAATAAGAAGTGCACAGACGGGTTCAGCGACTCCTCGAGCATCGGCAGCGTGCTGGACGATGCCGACAGGGAGGTTAGCAGCCTCACAGACCGGGCCTTCCGGAGCTTGTGCGTCTCAGAGGACACATCCTTCAACGACTCTGACCTGACCCTGTCCCCAGACGTCACCCGCCAGGTGTTGGGGACTTTTCACCAGGGAACAGTAAGCCACACGCACAGGAAAAACAGCATCTGGAGCCAGTTACCGTCACAAGGCACCGAGCATGCGGGCTGGGCGGCCACGTTCCAACAGCTACCCAAGTACGTTCAAGGGGAGGAGAAGTACCCCAAGAGCAGCCCCCCACTGACACCAGCCCAGAGGAGACTGGAAGTGCCCCTTTCCGGTCTGAGGAGCAGCAGCAAGCCGGCTTCGAAAGTGTCATCACTAATTAAATCTTTTGACAGGACTGAGAGCCAATGTTGTGACAGCAGGCCTCCGACCAGTAAGCCCCCAGCTCTCAAAAATCCCCCTAAATTTGCTCCTCTTCCAGAAAGTGGTGTCAACTTCTGCTTCGATTCTGCATTTCTGACTGTCAGGAGGGTGCCTGCTGAAGTCTCTAGCGCCCATCAGATTAGCCACCAGTCTGGAAGGAAGCATGGAGAGCAGGAGTCCCCCAAGAATCCTGAAATGGCCTGTCACGGCTCCAGCAGCTTCCTCCCAACACCTGATAATGCAGCCAGCTCATTTGAGTCCAAGTTCCCGTCTCCGCCCCACAAGCCAGCCCAGGGTGATCCTGGAAGAAGTAAGGAGTGGCCCCGCAAGGGAACCTTTCTTCATAGCGAAAACAGTGCTTTTGAGTCGTGGAACGCCCACCAACCAAGGCTGCCCGAGAGAAAGGAGGTCGCTGACCCTGTCCCAGAAAGCAAAACTCCCAAGCATTATGAGGATGCACCCATGTTAAAAGAGCCCCCCTCCCCTGAACACAGAGTCTCCCCCTGCCAAGCCCGGGCCAGCTGCAGCCAGGAGGAGAAGAGGTTGGCCGCAGGGGCTCTCACCACGTCTGGACCCTGGGGAGCTAGGGATCCAGGAGCCCAGGCATTCGCTGTGGAGGGAAAAGCTTCAAGCTCACAGCCTGACCCTCAGATGAAGCCGACCCAGGTCCCATGGAGGAAACCAAAGCCtggcaaaggaaggaaagaaagtctaCCAGATGCTTCGGAAGAGAAGAAGCAGGCCACCAGAAGGGGCCCAGCCTTGTATACAAAGCACAATCCCCAGGATCAATTTCCAGAAAACGAGGCTCTTGACCTGCCCATGGACCCCAACGAGCATTATAGTCCTCCTTTTAACATCAGTAAGCTTCTGACTCCCATCATCCCCACCAagcatgtcctggagccatccgacagccAGCCAGTGGAGATGACCCCATCACCCCCAGGACAGCTGAATGGGTACCAAGAGAAGGAGCCCAGTGAAGGTCAGTCTCGGGACAGCTACAGATCCAAAGCCCCCAGCCTGCTGTTCAACCTCAAGGACGTGCGGAAGCATGTGAAGAGCACATACAGCCCCTCACCGCTCCTGAAGGGCCTtgaggagaaaaccagaggcaAGCAAGAACCAGTGAGCAATGGCGTCCTCCTTCCCAATGGGCTGGAGGAGAGCCCTTCAAATGAGCTTCCTAAGGAGAGACCAGCTGATGGCTCTTCTGGGTCACACATGAGTAGCCAGAAGgaccctgatgctgaccctggtTCACCCTCTTCAGAAACCTGTCTAACTCTTAGCTCACCCCCAGCTACCACCCAAGCCCCTTTCTGCATCAACGGGGAGGGAGCTGACAGAAACAGGTACGAGAAAGACAATGGAGACCCAGAGATGGGCATCATCAGGTCGGGCAAGAGTCCAGACGCCGGCAAACCCTGCCCCAGGAAGCGTCTGTCCCTGAGGCTttgcagcagagagcctgaggcagggaagGCTGCAGAGAAACCTAAGACCCCCAGCCTTGAGAAGGGGTTCCTGAGATCCGTGTCTCAAGAGACAGAACCTGAGAGAGATGCAGGACTGCAGAATCCCAACTTGAACCAGAAATTCTCCCCAGGGCCCCTCTCTCCCGAAGAGGAAGATGTGTTTTACAGTGACACCCAATCAGATTTCATGCCAGGCTTCAAAAGTAAGGCCAAGTTCAGCACCAGCTCTTCAGACCAGTCCTTTGCCTCATTTGAGGATCAGCAGAAAACGTGGTTCACCGAGAGCCAGCAGGAAGACAGGAGGAATGACGGAAGTGCAGGAGATCGTCGGAAGGACGAGAAGGAGAAAGTGATGGGGAGCGATGAGCTCCAGCACGGTGCCCTGAGTAATGGGTCCGCGTGCGTGCAGGAGCACAGCAAGGGGGAACCATtgcaaggagaaggggaaggttTGTCTGGAGGTAGACCCGGGGAGGCATCGAGAGAGGAGGCTAACTTCAGAGGCACTTGGGTGGGGGGAAGTAAGGATGCAGTCAAAGAATTTACCCCCTCACCATCTTCCACTTCAAATAAGCACATACTGTTTGCGATTAAAGACAACACCCTCAGGGCCACCCCCGTGATAAAACCCATCATGCTGCCCCTCCTGAGGACCATGTCATCAGAGGACCCACTGGGCGGCAGCCACAAAGAGGACGACTTGCCAAAGCCAGGCTGGGGAGAAGAGGCCGGTCTTGGTGGCTCTGAGAGCAAGGAAATGGCCAACATCCCAACCCCCGCTAGCATGCAGGACACACCCTCGAAGCACACAGCCTGGGAGGGCATGGAGCACCACGGGCGAGTGCCCGGCATGGCCCGGAAGGAGATTTCCCAGCCAGTCCCAACCAGAATTGGCCCATCTCCTCCACTCATGGGAGAGGGCGAAGGGCTGAAGCCACCCCCAGAGGATGCACGTCACCTTGTGGCAAACAAAGGCAAGAACAGTTCCATGGACCAGGGGAAGCTGGATGTTCCAAGGGGTATCCCCACCATCGCTTTGCCCCAAGGCGAGGCAGAAGACCAGCCACCCCCACAGCAGCTGGGAATGTGTTGGGAAGAACACACACAAGATTTCAAAAGTCACTTACTGTCTACACCCAGAGCAGGGCCCCCAGGGAGAAGACTGGTGCCCGGAGAGATGGCTGTTTCTCCTAATGCCAGCTCCCTGGATGAGAGCAGCGCGTGCTCTCCTGCCGCCAGCAGCATCTGGGACGATGCTTCCCAGGCCCCCACTGAGCCGGGCCTGCTGCCAGGGTTGTCTCCTCACCCCAGTCCCTGGGCCGGCCTCTACCCGGCCAGGGTCGCCCGGCGGGAGGACCTGACACACGCCCTCACGTGGGAGGCTGGCTCGGACCCCCAACTTGAGCCATCCGCGGAAGACCTCAGGACCCTTTCTCCAAGAGGTTCAGTGCTGGACATGGCCAGCAGCTCCGCAGGCCTCCCTGAGAAACCAGAGCCCCCTGCTCCGCTCGAGAGGGCGGTCGGCAAGCCACCGGCGGTCCCACCCAAAACAGAGAAGGCCCTGCGGCGGGCAAAAAAGCTGGCAAGCAAGAGGAGAAAGACCGACCAACTGCAAGAGAAGCATGGCGAACCCGATGaagaaaagccctttctggaggaCTGGGAGCGCAGGCCACCATCGCCTGGAGAGAGGCCCCAACCCAGGTTCCCCGAGGTCcgttccctgccccctcccacccaccgccACTCAGTGTCTGCCTTCTCAGAGCCACTCAGGAGGCAGCCTGGGGGGTCCCAGTCCCTTATGCCTCTGGTCCCTTACCCTGCCACCCAGAAGGTCCTCCAAGACCCCCAATCTGGAGAGTACTTTGTCTTCGACCTGCCACTCCAGGTGAAAATCAAGACCTTCTATGACCCAGAGACAGGCAAATATGTCAAGGTCCCCATCCCATCCTCTGAGGGGGGTTCCCCTGAGCCGCCTCCGCCAAGcacacctgcttctccctacATGCTGTATCCCCACTTCCGGGCCCTGCCGCTGATGCCGCTGCGCTGCTCCTCTCAGCTCTCCACCCCCACCTGCTTCAGGCAGGGCCCACACACCCCCGAGGTGGCCGGCCCGGGGTCCCAGAGGGCCCGTGAGGCTGGCCTGCCAATGGCACCTCCCCGGCgcccaggggaggagggaggagatgcTCCACGCCTGGGCATCATCTCCACCAATGACCTAGAGGACTTCGCCACAGAAGGCATTTCTTGAGAATTACAGCAGAATAACTCCCCCTCAAATAAGCCCAGAagaacttttttcccctttcccccaaaTGATCAGTcacttttacacacacacacacacacacacacacacacatatacacacagacatcAACATGTACTTAGCCATGTGGGATCCCTAAGGTCTCAAAGGAAGTGGGGACTGAGAAAACCTCACCTGAGGGGCTTCCTGGGGCTCTCCTCCCTGGGAGAGCGCTGTTTGCATAACCCTTCCTGGATCCTGgatctgctccccctccccctttcttctcccctcccttcctctctgtcctcctctggCCATGCCCTGGGAGTGAGTCCCGCCTGATTCCTAATGGCCGCTCTGCTCAGGCACCCCACCTACTTCTTCTCAAGGGCCAACTCCTGCAGTGAGCCTATTCCCAAGCCCCCAGAAATGCTGCACTGCTCTGAGCCCAGCCCTGCCGGGCAATCAGACCACCCGGCACAGCCCCTCCAGGTCCAGCATGGCACAGAGAAGCACTTCCTCCCTTGCTCCCATGCTCTAACCGTTTCCGGCTCACTTCAGGCAGAAATGGCTAAGGACTGCCCAGAAAGGCTGATTTGGATAGAATGAGTTTTCTTTACTGAGGAAGCTTTCCTCTGAAGGCTATTTTCTGATAAAGAAAAGGCtaccttttaaaaagtgaaacaagcTTGCAGATGTGGTTCTGTCCTGGACAGGTCGTCCATCCGTGGGCAGTGGCGGGTCTTCACGGGTGAGTCAAGGGCCTTGTGCTGTCCAGGCCTTCCATCACCACCGGCCACACAGGGGCATCACTCTGAACAGAGCAGCCTCGACACCTGCCGCTGTCCCGGCCCTCCTCCTGGAGCCTTCGGCACTGTTTCTGCCTTGGCGGGTTAGGGCTCTCCATTCACATCAGGGGACAAAGAGGAGGGAGACCAAGCTCACCATCGCGGCTGGCCCAGAGAACTGAGTCAGGCCCCAGGGGTCCCAATTTCATGACTGTTAACCTATGCTCAAAGGGAAACTGTATTTTCCCAACTCCCAGGCCTTCAGGGATGTAGAGGGAATATCTAATTCAGGTCAAGGGAGCAAAATGCAATAACCATCTCTGCACCTCTAAGAACAGAGGAGTCCATGAGCACATGCACACTGTGGGCAACTGTGctaggaaggaaagcaggctgctTTCACGGGCTTCCACCCAGGGCACCCACTGAAGCAACTTAATTCTTGTGCTATGGGAAAGACGGGGGCAAACACATCTCCCTCCTTGTTTAGAAAGGGCAGCTGTCACAGCAGCTGCCAGGACTGTGCTGCCCACATGCCCAGGGACCCCACAATCTGCATCATCCTTGTTCTTTTGGCAAAAATGCTATTTCCAGGCTGGAAAGATGGGAAGGCACAGAACTCACCAAGTCCCAGACTTGCACCAATAAGAGGGCTCTAACTTAGTCTTGGTCATGGTTTGGATTCAGGATTATCTACCTATTCATTTTCCCAACAAGCACAGCCACACCTTAATTTCTTTATGACAATACTCCACAAATCCTCTGGCTGGATGCCATGGTGAGACAACCAGACAAAGAGCCAGGAACACAGGCCAGCAACCATTCTAAGAGTCCGATTCCCACGAGTCACGCATTAGGCTGCCAGTGGGAAGAATGATCTGTGATCTTGGCTCTCCCACCATGGCTAAGCAGCTTCTCACCTTGCTTTCATCTTACTAAAGATGAAGCGAAACAGTTAGGAGAAACAGATAGGAAAAGGGATAGCTCATTTAAAATTCTCAGGGCCCAGGAAAAGATTTGCCTAACAAAAATAGAAACCCTCTGTTaaatgaaagtaataataatagtaataataacgaTGTCCCCgcaaagataaatatattttccttaaggGGAGCTTATATATGGGAAGCAGTCATCTTCTGTCTTAGAAACAATATACACTAAACTATTGATCGAGCTAAAAGCATCAAGGTAGATATTTGGAGATCAAGGTCAACTTCTTCGTGAATGCACAAAAGAAAGAGGGCAGCTGGCAGCATGCAAGCTtgcacccagagagcagggattcctgggacacctggctcTCCAGCGGGTCAGCCTGAAGGAAGGCCCCCATCAGTTACAGCAAGGTGTCTATGCTCCTAGGAAGCAGAAAATGCTTCCAGGGGACAAAACCAATGAAGACTAACTTACTGCAAATAatgttctcctctttccttcctcccttcctccctcttttcctctctcttttcctctcttcctccttttctctcctttctgcaCTGGGCACCTCACTGGGTACTAAAGATATGCCATGATAATTAGATCTGGTCTCCACacccaaagaattaaaatctaacagagaagaaaaacaattatagtCCCGTGTGGTAAGTAATTTAATAGCATTATCTAAGGAGCACCTGACTCAGCCCAGGAAGAAAAGGGGCTTCCTATAGGAGACGGCACCTAAGCTGAGTCAGGAAACACCAAGTAGTACATCAGCTTATGAAGGAACCAGAAATTCCCCAGCTTTAATCTAGCTTTCAAACAAAGATGACGTTTGTGAAATACTAATAGATTGGTCTTACCACGTCAAAGTATAATGGCTTAACTAATTTTTAATTACCATTTTTAATCAGCACCAGAATGAAACCAGTGTAGCCTCAAAGGATAGACCTTTATTGATATGTCCCTTCAGCTTCTGAATTAATATTTCACTCCTCCAAGTTAGCCCccgccaccaaaaaaaaaaaaaaaaaaaaaaaacaacaacattatTTCTACTGTTGTGTTTAATAGGACAGTGGTGAGAACTGTGAAAACATATTATTTGTGGAAATTGTGGGTCGAAGCCATGCCTGTATCTTCTATTGAGTGCACTAGCCCTTCTATGAGTTATGGCCCTTCTAAGTGTTTCCTGGGGAAAGTACATAAATGTACCTCAAGGGTACAATCAAAGGTCCTGGTGCTACTTGGTGGAACGTGACCAAGAGCTTATGGCAATCCACAAGCTATGTTCCAGCCTGGGAACCGGGAGGTTTGAGACTGGCCTCCACCCTCACAGCAAACCTCAGAGAGGTATCCTCCTTCGCAAAGGACTGAGATGTTGAGTAACTTCTCACAGTCACACAGTCAATGAGTGAGAGAACTCAGGCAGCTCTCAGTCTCACTCGGTGGACACCCCCAATGCCGCCCTCATGCTTCTCGAAGTGTGGTCAGTGGATAAGCCTCCACATCAccagggagcttgttagaaaccTAGACTCTCATCTGCATTTTCACCAGATGTCCCATTCATTCACATGTGCAGTAAACTTGGAGAAGTGCTGAGAGCCTCTGGCCTGGAAGCGAGAAGATTCCAGGAGCCAAACCCACAGGAAGAGAGGCTTACATGTGggtcagggagagaggcagggaggctgagTCACACCCACTACGAGAAGGACGTGCCTAATTATTGCCCAGCTGTGTCCACCTGGCTAATGCAGCCTGGGGAGCACTAAGCTCCCCATTACTGGAAATGCCCTAGAAACTAGTgaccccttttctttcttcttttttttttaagattttatttatttatttatttatttatttgacagagaaagagagagatcacgagtaggcagagagagagggggaagcaggtcccttgctgagcagagagcccgatgtgggcctcgatcccaggaccctgagatcatgacctgagtcgaaggcagaggcttaacccattgagccacccaggccccctagtGACCCCTTTTCTAAGACAGGAATGGATTCAACGTGTCCTAACTACATCTCTGACACCCCAGGCTGCACATGAAGTCCTGTATGACAATGCTGTGGGTCTAAAGTCTAAACGCGCAGGGCCACAGGAATGAAATATATGAATGAAACATTTGCAATTAAAAGCGGAGC
This Neovison vison isolate M4711 chromosome 2, ASM_NN_V1, whole genome shotgun sequence DNA region includes the following protein-coding sequences:
- the C2H10orf71 gene encoding cardiac-enriched FHL2-interacting protein, translated to MQGNKKCTDGFSDSSSIGSVLDDADREVSSLTDRAFRSLCVSEDTSFNDSDLTLSPDVTRQVLGTFHQGTVSHTHRKNSIWSQLPSQGTEHAGWAATFQQLPKYVQGEEKYPKSSPPLTPAQRRLEVPLSGLRSSSKPASKVSSLIKSFDRTESQCCDSRPPTSKPPALKNPPKFAPLPESGVNFCFDSAFLTVRRVPAEVSSAHQISHQSGRKHGEQESPKNPEMACHGSSSFLPTPDNAASSFESKFPSPPHKPAQGDPGRSKEWPRKGTFLHSENSAFESWNAHQPRLPERKEVADPVPESKTPKHYEDAPMLKEPPSPEHRVSPCQARASCSQEEKRLAAGALTTSGPWGARDPGAQAFAVEGKASSSQPDPQMKPTQVPWRKPKPGKGRKESLPDASEEKKQATRRGPALYTKHNPQDQFPENEALDLPMDPNEHYSPPFNISKLLTPIIPTKHVLEPSDSQPVEMTPSPPGQLNGYQEKEPSEGQSRDSYRSKAPSLLFNLKDVRKHVKSTYSPSPLLKGLEEKTRGKQEPVSNGVLLPNGLEESPSNELPKERPADGSSGSHMSSQKDPDADPGSPSSETCLTLSSPPATTQAPFCINGEGADRNRYEKDNGDPEMGIIRSGKSPDAGKPCPRKRLSLRLCSREPEAGKAAEKPKTPSLEKGFLRSVSQETEPERDAGLQNPNLNQKFSPGPLSPEEEDVFYSDTQSDFMPGFKSKAKFSTSSSDQSFASFEDQQKTWFTESQQEDRRNDGSAGDRRKDEKEKVMGSDELQHGALSNGSACVQEHSKGEPLQGEGEGLSGGRPGEASREEANFRGTWVGGSKDAVKEFTPSPSSTSNKHILFAIKDNTLRATPVIKPIMLPLLRTMSSEDPLGGSHKEDDLPKPGWGEEAGLGGSESKEMANIPTPASMQDTPSKHTAWEGMEHHGRVPGMARKEISQPVPTRIGPSPPLMGEGEGLKPPPEDARHLVANKGKNSSMDQGKLDVPRGIPTIALPQGEAEDQPPPQQLGMCWEEHTQDFKSHLLSTPRAGPPGRRLVPGEMAVSPNASSLDESSACSPAASSIWDDASQAPTEPGLLPGLSPHPSPWAGLYPARVARREDLTHALTWEAGSDPQLEPSAEDLRTLSPRGSVLDMASSSAGLPEKPEPPAPLERAVGKPPAVPPKTEKALRRAKKLASKRRKTDQLQEKHGEPDEEKPFLEDWERRPPSPGERPQPRFPEVRSLPPPTHRHSVSAFSEPLRRQPGGSQSLMPLVPYPATQKVLQDPQSGEYFVFDLPLQVKIKTFYDPETGKYVKVPIPSSEGGSPEPPPPSTPASPYMLYPHFRALPLMPLRCSSQLSTPTCFRQGPHTPEVAGPGSQRAREAGLPMAPPRRPGEEGGDAPRLGIISTNDLEDFATEGIS